Proteins from a genomic interval of Symmachiella macrocystis:
- the arfB gene encoding alternative ribosome rescue aminoacyl-tRNA hydrolase ArfB, with amino-acid sequence MLYVNQAIQIPLRELTFTFSRSSGPGGQNVNKLNTKATLRWGVATSPSLSEGVRERFMKTYHRRLTTDGDFVMHSQRFRDQGRNVADCLDKLRQLLLEVAAPPTVRKRKKVSRAKIQKRIDNKRRQSEKKQSRRPPKME; translated from the coding sequence ATGTTGTACGTCAACCAGGCGATTCAGATCCCGCTACGGGAATTGACGTTCACCTTCAGCCGCAGTTCCGGACCGGGCGGACAGAACGTCAATAAGCTGAACACCAAGGCAACGCTCCGCTGGGGCGTAGCCACCTCCCCCAGCCTCAGCGAGGGAGTCCGCGAGCGGTTCATGAAGACGTATCACCGCCGCCTGACGACCGACGGCGATTTTGTGATGCACAGCCAACGTTTTCGCGACCAAGGCCGCAACGTAGCGGACTGCTTGGACAAACTGCGACAGCTACTGCTAGAAGTCGCCGCCCCCCCAACCGTCCGCAAACGCAAAAAAGTCTCACGCGCCAAAATCCAAAAACGGATCGACAACAAACGCCGCCAATCCGAAAAAAAACAAAGCCGCCGCCCCCCCAAAATGGAATAA
- a CDS encoding 3'-5' exonuclease, with the protein METIGHYLVVDLEATCSDDGSVPRDQMETIEIGAVMVEATKLLPVSEFQSFIRPVRHQQLSEFCRELTSITQQDVDVAQGFAEVFEQFVAWSLGFADPLFCSWGDYDRHQLRQDCAHHGVDYPFGEDHLNLKAQFSIRLGIRKRLGMAKAMTRVGLELTGTHHRGIDDARNIARLLPHIVR; encoded by the coding sequence ATGGAAACCATTGGCCACTACCTTGTCGTCGATCTCGAAGCCACGTGCAGCGACGATGGTTCGGTTCCGCGTGATCAAATGGAAACCATCGAAATCGGCGCTGTCATGGTCGAAGCGACGAAATTGCTACCTGTCAGCGAGTTTCAATCATTCATCCGTCCCGTACGGCACCAGCAGCTTTCCGAGTTTTGCCGGGAATTGACTTCCATCACGCAACAGGATGTCGATGTCGCCCAGGGATTTGCAGAGGTCTTTGAGCAATTCGTCGCCTGGTCTCTTGGTTTTGCCGATCCGCTGTTCTGTTCATGGGGTGACTACGACCGGCACCAATTGCGTCAGGATTGCGCGCATCACGGTGTGGATTATCCTTTTGGCGAGGACCACCTGAACCTGAAGGCCCAGTTTTCTATCCGTCTGGGCATCCGCAAACGATTGGGAATGGCCAAGGCCATGACGCGCGTCGGTCTCGAACTAACCGGGACGCACCACCGGGGCATCGACGATGCCCGCAATATCGCGCGGCTGTTGCCGCACATCGTGCGCTAA
- a CDS encoding terpene cyclase/mutase family protein, which yields MDVGGQGDHRSRFEYSGASRPDKDAAGTTQPEPELKSGRFASDDLLGQTIGRTRDYLLSQQHEQGYWVAELEGDTILESEYILLLAFLGKTDTETARLAGNYLLKHQTPAGGWAAYPGGPLEISGSVKAYFALKLVGHSPEAEYMVRARDAILAAGGAEKVNSFTRFYLALLDIISYEQVPAVPPELILLPNWSPINIYEMSAWSRTIVIPLSILWAHRPCHPIADEHRIDELFVNSPQELPASMGSSETLDAMQSDTWLDWDKFFRRVDSGFKFLERNRIKPLRKRALKKATAWMEERFAGSDGLGAIFPPIVWSLIALKCLGHDDDSPDVVRAMDELDKLMIRDEDSIRLQPCKSPVWDTALTTIALRDAGVSADHPAIRRSAQWLLSKEVRQAGDWQTLNSHLKPAGWFFEFNNQFYPDVDDTIMVIMALRKTLPPEHEAEFYAAYSAFDGEMAAVISGNQPLKSAAVSQVESVRPVLEAINRGTRWVLGMQNSDGGWGAFDVDNNREILTRVPFADHNAMIDPSWPDIAARVVEMLAQIGFSKEHPQIIRALEYIFEHQETDHCWFGRWGVNYIYGTWQTVVGLREIGVPVHDPRIEGAIAWLKSTQQDCGGWGETPQSYDDPSLRGQGEVTPSQTAWALLGLLSAGEENSVAVQRGIDYLIDTQLPDGTWDESQFTGTGFPRVFYLRYHYYRLYFPLMALGRAAALRAGK from the coding sequence ATGGATGTGGGCGGGCAAGGGGACCATCGGTCTCGCTTTGAATACTCTGGAGCATCGCGTCCGGACAAAGATGCCGCCGGTACCACACAGCCCGAGCCGGAACTGAAATCGGGGCGGTTTGCCAGCGATGATTTGTTGGGGCAGACAATCGGCCGGACGCGCGACTATCTGCTCAGCCAGCAACACGAACAAGGGTATTGGGTTGCCGAGCTCGAAGGGGACACGATCCTCGAGTCGGAATACATACTGCTGCTCGCCTTTCTCGGTAAAACCGACACCGAGACCGCCCGTTTGGCTGGGAATTATCTTCTCAAGCACCAAACCCCTGCGGGAGGCTGGGCTGCTTATCCGGGCGGGCCGTTGGAAATTAGCGGTTCGGTCAAAGCCTATTTCGCTCTCAAACTGGTCGGGCATTCTCCCGAGGCGGAGTACATGGTCCGCGCTCGCGACGCGATTCTTGCCGCCGGGGGGGCTGAAAAGGTTAACAGCTTTACACGGTTCTATTTGGCGCTGCTGGATATCATCTCCTACGAGCAAGTGCCAGCAGTGCCGCCGGAGTTGATTCTGCTGCCGAACTGGTCGCCGATCAATATCTACGAAATGTCCGCTTGGTCGCGAACGATCGTCATTCCGCTGAGTATCCTCTGGGCGCATCGCCCCTGTCATCCGATTGCCGATGAACACCGCATCGATGAGTTGTTCGTCAACTCGCCGCAAGAGTTACCCGCCTCGATGGGCAGCTCCGAAACCTTGGATGCCATGCAATCCGACACCTGGTTGGATTGGGACAAGTTCTTTCGCCGCGTGGATTCCGGTTTCAAGTTCTTAGAGCGGAATCGCATTAAGCCGTTGCGGAAACGTGCACTCAAAAAAGCGACCGCGTGGATGGAGGAACGCTTTGCCGGATCGGACGGGTTGGGCGCCATTTTTCCGCCGATTGTTTGGAGCCTCATCGCGCTCAAATGCCTGGGACACGATGACGATTCGCCCGACGTTGTGCGAGCGATGGACGAACTCGACAAATTGATGATTCGCGACGAGGATTCGATACGCCTTCAACCCTGCAAGTCGCCGGTTTGGGATACGGCACTCACCACAATCGCGTTGCGGGACGCCGGTGTTTCAGCCGATCATCCGGCGATTCGACGTTCGGCCCAGTGGTTGCTTTCCAAGGAAGTGCGGCAGGCAGGGGACTGGCAGACACTCAATTCCCACCTGAAACCGGCCGGCTGGTTTTTTGAATTCAACAACCAGTTCTATCCTGACGTTGACGACACGATCATGGTGATCATGGCGCTGCGGAAAACCTTGCCGCCGGAACACGAAGCGGAATTTTACGCCGCCTACAGTGCGTTTGATGGAGAAATGGCAGCTGTGATTTCCGGGAATCAGCCACTCAAATCGGCTGCTGTTTCCCAAGTGGAATCGGTGCGACCGGTGCTAGAAGCCATCAATCGTGGGACGCGGTGGGTGTTGGGTATGCAAAACTCCGACGGCGGTTGGGGAGCCTTCGATGTCGATAATAACCGCGAAATCCTCACGCGCGTCCCCTTTGCCGACCACAACGCGATGATCGACCCCAGTTGGCCCGACATTGCTGCCCGCGTGGTGGAAATGCTGGCGCAGATTGGCTTCAGCAAAGAGCACCCGCAAATCATACGCGCGCTGGAGTACATCTTCGAACACCAGGAAACGGATCACTGTTGGTTCGGACGCTGGGGTGTGAATTATATCTACGGCACGTGGCAAACCGTCGTCGGCTTACGAGAGATTGGTGTTCCGGTGCACGACCCGCGGATTGAAGGGGCCATTGCTTGGTTGAAGTCGACCCAGCAGGACTGCGGAGGCTGGGGCGAGACACCGCAGAGTTACGACGACCCCAGTTTGCGGGGCCAAGGAGAAGTGACACCGTCGCAAACCGCTTGGGCCTTGTTGGGCTTACTCTCTGCCGGCGAAGAGAATTCCGTTGCCGTGCAGCGCGGCATCGATTATTTGATCGATACCCAATTGCCTGACGGGACTTGGGATGAATCGCAGTTTACCGGTACTGGATTTCCCCGGGTGTTCTACCTAAGATATCATTACTACCGGTTATATTTTCCATTGATGGCCCTCGGCCGCGCTGCCGCATTGCGAGCTGGCAAATAA
- a CDS encoding HTTM domain-containing protein, whose amino-acid sequence MKNEYARLRNESSSLARSWDRFFFAQEVPYGLAMIRIILPLVMMFDVARRWPYARELFSTDGATAPLAQSFGYLNYLPEFSGTIVVALYTALVFSLITMSLGWFTRTSTTIVLVLYPYFCMLDWISSTTKYVVVATHVILMLCLARPGAIWSVDAWLKGRRERSPWPGEAHRELPTVAVWPQRLIQLLIAIMYFAAMITKLHTPAFFSGEQMQYWLMTYIYYDQPLGDYLSQYPMVSIIAAYTTVIWEALFLACVWRGRLRGWMLGIGVLFHLGTVFMLGLVVFPAIMLTIYLSFLNQHDVQRLAASWRRWKRHSPLLARMSTRISVWGQGAALPRASTGRRVASAVTFLIAIGLFSVAGVALEYRLDHYGVRHPDGLYTLERIPEEEVRNMLSNDTSIREQDKFLSFKVGDWIVADHLLNQRDTFQTGELILVQAALNPPHEDLWVEVNLHDSEGKKVSHVGQIVPREDLRVFFNYRLDESFEPGDYELVLKSSGQEISRRKFRLLPSDEGSQLPAPVAN is encoded by the coding sequence ATGAAGAACGAATATGCCCGCCTTCGCAATGAATCTTCGAGCCTAGCACGCAGCTGGGACCGGTTTTTCTTTGCCCAAGAAGTCCCCTACGGCTTGGCGATGATTCGGATCATTCTCCCGCTGGTCATGATGTTCGACGTCGCGCGGCGCTGGCCGTATGCCCGCGAGCTATTTTCGACCGATGGGGCTACGGCGCCCTTGGCACAATCGTTCGGATATCTGAACTACCTGCCGGAGTTTTCCGGGACAATCGTCGTAGCGCTCTACACAGCGCTGGTGTTTAGTCTGATTACGATGTCCTTGGGATGGTTCACTCGGACCTCGACGACGATCGTATTGGTCCTATACCCTTATTTTTGCATGTTGGACTGGATCAGTTCCACGACAAAATATGTAGTGGTCGCCACGCACGTCATCTTGATGCTCTGTTTGGCACGTCCGGGAGCAATCTGGTCGGTGGATGCTTGGTTGAAAGGCCGCCGTGAACGGTCTCCATGGCCCGGGGAAGCCCATCGCGAGCTTCCCACAGTCGCTGTCTGGCCGCAACGGTTGATCCAATTGTTAATCGCAATTATGTACTTTGCCGCCATGATCACCAAGTTGCATACGCCGGCGTTTTTCAGCGGCGAACAAATGCAGTATTGGTTGATGACCTACATTTATTACGATCAGCCGTTGGGAGACTATCTCTCGCAATATCCGATGGTCTCGATTATCGCCGCATATACCACGGTGATCTGGGAGGCGTTGTTTCTTGCCTGTGTATGGCGTGGGCGTCTGCGGGGTTGGATGCTGGGAATCGGCGTGCTGTTCCATTTGGGAACCGTGTTCATGTTAGGATTGGTCGTTTTCCCTGCGATCATGCTGACGATCTATTTGTCGTTTTTGAATCAACACGATGTGCAACGACTCGCTGCGAGTTGGCGACGGTGGAAACGACATTCTCCGCTGCTCGCGCGGATGTCGACGAGAATCTCCGTATGGGGCCAAGGTGCGGCTTTGCCGCGGGCATCGACAGGTCGCCGCGTGGCCTCGGCTGTCACGTTTCTGATTGCCATTGGCTTATTCAGTGTCGCGGGAGTCGCCCTGGAATATCGACTCGATCACTACGGTGTGCGGCATCCCGACGGACTGTATACGCTGGAGCGGATCCCCGAGGAAGAGGTTCGCAACATGCTGAGTAACGACACCTCGATACGGGAACAAGATAAGTTTCTGTCCTTCAAGGTTGGGGATTGGATTGTAGCTGACCACCTGTTGAACCAACGCGACACTTTTCAGACTGGTGAGTTGATTTTAGTGCAAGCGGCACTCAATCCGCCGCACGAAGATTTGTGGGTCGAAGTGAATTTGCATGACTCGGAGGGTAAGAAAGTGTCGCACGTCGGCCAAATCGTGCCCCGTGAGGACTTGCGGGTCTTTTTCAATTATCGCCTGGACGAATCGTTTGAGCCGGGTGATTATGAGCTCGTCCTCAAAAGCAGTGGACAGGAAATCTCGCGGCGGAAGTTCCGTTTGCTCCCGTCGGATGAGGGATCGCAGTTGCCGGCGCCGGTTGCCAACTAA
- a CDS encoding fatty acid desaturase family protein, with amino-acid sequence MLPPEVFERNPWQLLWLIPHLAIIAASISALLLTNIHWGFRLLLSAAIGHSFGCLMYLAHEILHGTVVKNGTLQNWLSGICMLPYCISPEHWKAWHNRSHHCHTSKTGRDPDSFGDVYMNRKAPFAKFTTKLAPGSGYLRSWFFMGFWFSFHALVTLFVHSKVFEYWKPAQRRKQLALFSAMVAFWAGVGYAVGPYNFAFIYLLPMVVANCVQMFYISTNHLFCDETQDENDPLINSLTVSTPRWVSWLHLNFGYHVEHHVMPYANSKHAPKIQAALKEHFGTRYHEMPLQQALRVLYETPPVHLSRQELVDMRTGIVYSTLGPNGELPHVVDQVAVPVRPRKRVKNRPAAVDVPVTETSPEDVKQNRAA; translated from the coding sequence GTGCTTCCGCCCGAGGTGTTTGAGCGGAATCCGTGGCAACTTCTGTGGCTGATCCCGCATTTGGCAATCATCGCCGCCTCGATCAGTGCCCTGTTATTGACCAATATCCATTGGGGTTTTCGTTTGCTGTTGTCCGCGGCGATTGGCCACAGTTTTGGGTGTTTGATGTATCTAGCGCATGAGATTTTGCATGGAACGGTCGTGAAAAACGGCACGCTGCAAAACTGGCTCAGCGGGATCTGCATGCTGCCGTACTGTATCAGCCCCGAACATTGGAAGGCCTGGCACAATCGCTCGCATCACTGTCATACGTCCAAAACCGGCCGCGATCCCGATTCGTTCGGCGACGTCTACATGAATCGCAAAGCCCCGTTTGCGAAATTCACGACGAAACTAGCTCCCGGCTCCGGCTATCTCCGCAGTTGGTTTTTCATGGGCTTTTGGTTTTCTTTCCATGCACTGGTTACGTTGTTCGTGCACAGCAAAGTGTTCGAATACTGGAAACCGGCACAGCGACGTAAGCAATTGGCACTCTTTTCGGCCATGGTCGCGTTTTGGGCCGGAGTCGGATACGCCGTCGGCCCCTACAATTTTGCCTTCATTTATCTGCTTCCCATGGTTGTGGCGAATTGTGTGCAGATGTTTTACATCAGCACCAACCATCTCTTCTGCGACGAGACGCAGGACGAGAACGATCCGCTCATCAATTCGCTGACCGTTTCGACGCCCCGTTGGGTGAGTTGGTTGCACCTGAATTTTGGCTACCACGTCGAACACCACGTCATGCCTTATGCGAACTCCAAACATGCTCCCAAGATTCAAGCGGCGCTTAAGGAACATTTTGGCACGCGGTACCACGAAATGCCGCTCCAACAGGCGCTGCGTGTGTTATACGAAACGCCTCCCGTTCATTTGAGCCGGCAGGAATTGGTCGATATGCGCACGGGCATTGTTTACAGCACGCTCGGCCCCAATGGCGAATTGCCCCATGTCGTGGATCAAGTTGCCGTTCCGGTCCGTCCGCGCAAACGCGTGAAAAACCGTCCCGCTGCTGTGGATGTTCCCGTGACGGAAACATCCCCGGAAGATGTCAAGCAAAATCGGGCCGCTTAG
- a CDS encoding GNAT family N-acetyltransferase, translating into MTNLDASAIQVRHAETGDAHALSEFITPFVTEGKLLPRTVDELMGLIPHCFLAEFEGRIVACAALEIYSPKLAEVRSLAVSTDFQRTGIGKRLVSTCVELARSKNVLEVMAVTSSEDFFKSCGFDFTLPGEKKALFVRTRDD; encoded by the coding sequence ATGACCAACCTCGATGCTTCCGCAATCCAAGTCCGCCACGCCGAAACCGGCGATGCGCATGCATTGTCCGAATTCATTACGCCCTTCGTGACCGAGGGAAAGCTGCTGCCGCGCACGGTCGACGAATTGATGGGCTTGATTCCGCATTGTTTTCTGGCTGAATTCGAGGGACGCATCGTCGCCTGCGCCGCTCTGGAAATCTATTCCCCCAAGCTCGCCGAAGTTCGCAGCCTCGCCGTTTCGACCGATTTCCAACGCACCGGCATCGGCAAACGGTTGGTCAGCACCTGTGTCGAATTGGCACGTTCGAAAAACGTGCTCGAAGTGATGGCGGTCACCTCGTCGGAAGACTTCTTCAAATCGTGCGGCTTCGATTTCACGCTGCCGGGCGAGAAGAAGGCTCTATTCGTGCGAACCCGCGACGACTGA
- a CDS encoding TAXI family TRAP transporter solute-binding subunit: MRKTIIGIAIVAALATMPFLVPALYHQFTAFPKSIMIASGPQEGQYQQIAADLAKEIEAQLGIEVKLEKDTHGSLDNLRLLRQGDVDFALYQPGTERVLDPKHSDSSKLQPRFVANVYPEVTHWFVRRGSGITSPGDLVGRKVALGEKTSGDYAMSKLLLKHFGLKETDVDAQYLSFVDVRKQFATGELDAAFMTLGTHAKTLTQLAEEETCDLLTIPYAEAFTRKLILPSPYTIPAGMYDSYPSAFPPTDVKTISIRASLLTNNGVDANLVEAVASIFLSEKFLLANDLGDLVDGGKAVAMQKPEFEMHPGATAYYDPELKPLLPTDFVEATEGMRSFLVSSMIAVFLLFRWYAAAARRRKEHWLDQCIKSLLEIERRQVDLDQKSGTDDCTRLQKLLDEVTDLRQGALRKVSAHDLSDDRAADCFLEMCHALSDKINAKITRQRLERKFEELSGRLGN, translated from the coding sequence ATGCGAAAAACCATCATTGGAATCGCTATTGTAGCTGCCCTGGCTACGATGCCCTTTCTGGTGCCCGCCCTCTACCACCAATTCACAGCCTTTCCCAAGTCGATCATGATTGCCAGTGGTCCTCAAGAAGGGCAATATCAACAAATCGCCGCGGATCTGGCAAAGGAGATCGAGGCGCAGTTGGGGATTGAGGTGAAGTTGGAGAAGGATACGCATGGTTCGCTCGACAATCTGCGGTTGCTTCGTCAAGGCGACGTAGATTTTGCTTTGTATCAACCCGGGACCGAACGCGTCCTGGACCCAAAACATTCCGATAGCAGCAAGTTACAACCACGGTTTGTCGCCAACGTTTATCCTGAAGTGACGCATTGGTTCGTCCGCCGCGGATCGGGAATTACGTCGCCGGGGGATCTTGTGGGGCGGAAGGTGGCGCTCGGCGAAAAAACGTCCGGCGACTACGCGATGAGCAAATTGTTGTTGAAGCACTTCGGCCTAAAAGAAACGGATGTCGACGCCCAGTATCTGAGTTTCGTCGATGTCCGTAAGCAATTCGCCACAGGGGAACTCGACGCTGCGTTTATGACCCTCGGCACGCACGCCAAAACCCTGACGCAGTTGGCCGAGGAAGAAACGTGCGACCTATTGACGATCCCCTATGCGGAAGCGTTCACTCGCAAACTCATCCTCCCCTCTCCGTATACGATTCCTGCCGGAATGTATGACTCCTATCCCTCGGCGTTTCCGCCGACCGACGTGAAGACCATTTCCATTCGCGCCAGCTTGTTAACGAACAACGGCGTCGACGCCAACTTGGTCGAGGCGGTGGCAAGTATATTTCTGTCTGAGAAGTTTTTGCTGGCAAATGACCTAGGAGATCTGGTGGATGGCGGCAAAGCGGTGGCCATGCAAAAACCGGAATTCGAGATGCATCCCGGCGCCACAGCTTACTACGACCCCGAGCTAAAACCGCTGCTGCCGACCGATTTCGTCGAGGCCACCGAGGGAATGCGGTCTTTTTTGGTCTCCTCAATGATTGCTGTGTTCCTGTTGTTTCGCTGGTACGCAGCAGCCGCTCGCCGCCGCAAAGAACATTGGTTAGATCAGTGCATCAAATCGTTATTAGAAATCGAACGACGACAAGTCGATCTCGATCAGAAATCAGGCACCGACGATTGCACGCGTCTGCAAAAACTACTCGACGAGGTCACCGACCTGCGGCAAGGCGCGCTGCGAAAAGTTTCGGCGCACGATCTCAGTGATGACCGCGCCGCCGATTGCTTTTTGGAAATGTGTCACGCACTCAGCGACAAAATCAACGCGAAAATTACTCGGCAACGCTTGGAACGAAAGTTCGAGGAATTGAGCGGTCGCTTAGGCAATTGA
- a CDS encoding SMI1/KNR4 family protein, producing MAAPRRVRRDAPFSHRTCCITCSKTWHSESPSRFQKTSRKAAKSLRYRPSCTLRPLRLGVRLFRQCDFDFIVSDEDTVMKLHGNGRYNRRYVTERQSCSSQPSDLNRDRIEAMDPTFSRLEAVLNSCFNSGPVLEATIASAEVELGLLFPPSYRLFLSRFGASLGNGIEIYGLPPSTDPDQPPQWSDVITATVRLRPHSLPENSVEISHDGMEYGYFLQCSTSDPQFEGPVIEWGPSHDGGQVVALSFMEFLQQQLSR from the coding sequence ATGGCAGCGCCCCGGAGGGTGCGTCGCGACGCACCTTTCTCGCATAGGACGTGTTGCATCACGTGTTCGAAGACGTGGCACAGCGAAAGCCCAAGTCGGTTTCAAAAAACCTCACGCAAAGCCGCCAAGAGTTTGCGGTACCGCCCGTCATGTACTCTGCGGCCTTTGCGCCTTGGCGTGAGGCTTTTTCGGCAATGTGATTTTGACTTCATTGTGTCGGATGAAGATACGGTCATGAAACTACATGGCAACGGCCGGTACAACCGGCGCTACGTCACTGAACGCCAAAGTTGTTCGTCGCAACCCAGTGATTTGAATCGTGATCGGATTGAAGCAATGGACCCAACTTTTTCAAGACTGGAAGCAGTGCTAAATTCCTGCTTCAACAGCGGTCCGGTATTAGAAGCAACTATAGCCTCGGCTGAAGTGGAGCTTGGCCTCCTGTTCCCGCCAAGCTACAGGTTGTTTCTTAGCCGTTTCGGTGCCTCGCTCGGGAACGGAATCGAAATCTATGGTCTACCCCCGTCTACAGATCCAGATCAGCCGCCCCAATGGTCCGATGTAATTACGGCAACCGTACGTCTTCGGCCACACAGTCTGCCTGAGAATTCCGTCGAAATCTCACACGACGGGATGGAATACGGCTATTTCCTGCAGTGTTCGACTTCAGACCCTCAGTTTGAAGGCCCTGTGATAGAATGGGGACCATCTCATGATGGCGGCCAAGTTGTGGCTCTCTCGTTCATGGAGTTCCTTCAGCAGCAATTGAGCCGATAA
- a CDS encoding CBS domain-containing protein: MTELPGRLGRLAARDIMTSKLVILRDNEPISTAAATLKEHGITGAPVIDQHNSPIGMLSLSDIIQTVLPEDVETPRPAPEVLCGDAAHTWELFEHVADNIETAGDEVVSQRMSRLLVTVADNTPLVEIARVMCDGHWHRVAVVDESGNLCGIVSTMDVLAAMINAADEGS; encoded by the coding sequence ATGACCGAACTTCCTGGACGATTGGGACGCCTGGCTGCACGAGACATCATGACCTCTAAGTTGGTCATCTTGCGCGATAATGAACCGATTTCCACAGCGGCGGCCACGCTGAAAGAACATGGAATCACCGGGGCGCCGGTCATCGATCAACACAATTCGCCGATCGGGATGTTGTCGCTTTCAGACATCATTCAAACCGTCTTGCCGGAGGACGTCGAAACGCCTCGTCCGGCGCCGGAAGTGCTCTGCGGCGACGCGGCCCACACGTGGGAACTGTTTGAACATGTTGCCGACAACATCGAAACCGCCGGGGATGAGGTGGTGTCTCAACGGATGTCGCGACTGTTGGTGACGGTCGCCGACAACACCCCGCTGGTCGAAATCGCCCGCGTGATGTGCGATGGACATTGGCATCGCGTGGCGGTCGTCGATGAGTCCGGTAACCTATGTGGGATTGTCTCCACGATGGATGTTTTAGCGGCTATGATCAATGCGGCTGATGAAGGCTCCTAA
- a CDS encoding sialidase family protein, with protein MAAPLGNSQAADAPRILADVQTGVIYKNPQPHLTSQHAYFPSVAVLPNGEMVATYMLGEAFEAVNCREHVSRSTDQGESWQAEGPLAEDIDGQLISESGRITALDDGELVALLHRHDRTAHPHEGLANPETMGFVPTDFALARSTDNGQTWSPPQSITPPLVGPSFELCCPITVLKDGRWLLPTSTWRGWDGEHPSGDRMLAFVSHDQGKTWPSYFDVMRSECDDLLYWESKVVELHDGRLLAVAWVYDNTNHCDLPNHYALSHDGGATWTAPKSTGLLGQTMTPLVLADDRILCVYRRMDSPGLWCQLAHLEADDWFNDDAQPLWGHDAGGLTATDESMVSNFQVLRFGAPCITSLADGNVYVAFWGYEDCVSVIRWFKFRVAV; from the coding sequence ATGGCCGCCCCCTTGGGAAATTCGCAGGCCGCGGATGCGCCTCGAATTCTTGCCGATGTTCAAACCGGTGTCATCTACAAGAACCCGCAACCGCACCTCACCAGTCAGCACGCCTATTTCCCGTCGGTCGCCGTTTTGCCCAACGGTGAAATGGTGGCGACTTATATGCTCGGCGAGGCCTTTGAAGCGGTGAATTGTCGGGAGCATGTTTCCCGGTCCACCGACCAAGGGGAGTCGTGGCAAGCCGAAGGTCCATTGGCAGAGGACATTGACGGTCAGTTGATATCCGAGAGCGGGCGGATCACCGCCTTAGACGACGGTGAACTGGTCGCCCTGCTGCATCGCCATGACCGCACCGCGCACCCACATGAAGGGTTGGCCAATCCGGAGACGATGGGCTTTGTTCCCACCGACTTTGCGCTGGCGCGGTCGACGGACAACGGACAGACATGGTCGCCGCCGCAATCGATCACACCGCCGTTGGTCGGGCCGTCGTTCGAGTTGTGTTGCCCGATCACCGTTCTCAAAGATGGCCGCTGGCTGCTGCCGACCTCGACCTGGCGGGGATGGGACGGCGAACATCCCAGCGGCGACCGCATGCTGGCGTTTGTTTCGCACGATCAAGGAAAAACTTGGCCCAGCTACTTCGATGTCATGCGCAGTGAGTGCGACGACCTGTTGTATTGGGAATCAAAAGTCGTGGAATTGCACGACGGACGATTGTTGGCGGTCGCTTGGGTCTACGACAACACGAATCATTGCGATCTGCCGAATCACTACGCGCTCAGTCACGACGGCGGCGCGACTTGGACCGCTCCCAAGTCGACCGGTTTACTCGGACAGACGATGACACCGCTGGTGCTGGCCGACGACCGGATTCTGTGTGTTTATCGCCGCATGGACAGTCCAGGGCTGTGGTGCCAACTGGCGCATCTTGAGGCGGACGACTGGTTCAACGACGACGCACAGCCGCTCTGGGGACACGATGCCGGGGGGCTGACGGCGACCGACGAATCCATGGTCTCGAATTTTCAAGTTTTGCGATTTGGTGCTCCCTGTATCACATCTCTGGCCGATGGCAACGTCTATGTGGCGTTTTGGGGCTACGAGGACTGTGTGAGCGTGATCCGCTGGTTCAAATTCCGGGTCGCCGTGTGA